A section of the Mesobacillus jeotgali genome encodes:
- a CDS encoding Hsp20/alpha crystallin family protein, with translation MATNHPDRPKRYETLEQWFKSMNQLMQEKPVKGLLESIDDFFRHPFPHSSLNLRVHETVKEYVVTAELPGVKREEISIDIINNSLTILVNKTQMTSEINEIAKTEKHMASSRQSSRTIPFAHPINEKRAQASYRDGLLEIRIAKKQGKKLDILIEE, from the coding sequence ATGGCAACCAACCATCCTGATCGCCCAAAAAGATATGAAACTCTTGAACAATGGTTTAAATCAATGAACCAGCTAATGCAGGAGAAGCCAGTTAAAGGTCTTTTGGAAAGTATTGATGATTTTTTCAGGCATCCGTTCCCCCATTCATCGTTAAATTTACGGGTACATGAAACAGTCAAGGAATATGTTGTCACAGCAGAATTGCCTGGAGTCAAAAGAGAAGAAATTTCGATTGATATCATTAACAACTCCCTGACAATACTTGTAAACAAAACACAAATGACTTCAGAAATCAACGAGATCGCAAAAACAGAGAAGCATATGGCGTCATCCAGACAATCTAGCCGGACAATACCATTTGCTCATCCCATCAACGAAAAAAGGGCTCAAGCTTCCTATCGTGATGGATTACTTGAAATAAGAATCGCCAAGAAACAAGGTAAGAAACTTGATATATTAATTGAGGAATAG
- a CDS encoding YppG family protein: MFGRRNKTNAYQPQGWEFQYSQNPYLYNGNNQYVNRQQPLPQQYNVPYWNAMPGNWQNQYSQQGYPVNPYAPGNPQWNQTYPMAQSKDNYSKMLFQNPLQPDDDPIYGYYNPQADYQNFNPYPQHAFMPKQPSGMQSIMNSFKSQDGNLDINKMVDTAGQMMNAVTQVSSLVKGLGGMFKV, from the coding sequence ATGTTTGGCCGCAGAAATAAGACGAATGCCTATCAGCCACAAGGATGGGAATTCCAATACAGTCAAAACCCCTATCTGTATAACGGGAATAATCAATATGTAAACCGGCAGCAGCCGCTCCCTCAACAATATAACGTACCATATTGGAATGCAATGCCGGGGAACTGGCAAAACCAATATTCGCAGCAGGGATATCCTGTGAATCCTTATGCTCCTGGCAACCCTCAATGGAATCAAACATATCCAATGGCTCAAAGCAAGGATAACTATTCAAAAATGCTTTTTCAAAATCCGCTCCAGCCAGATGATGACCCTATTTATGGGTACTATAACCCGCAGGCTGACTACCAGAACTTCAACCCCTATCCGCAGCATGCTTTCATGCCAAAACAGCCATCTGGCATGCAGTCGATCATGAATTCGTTTAAAAGCCAGGATGGAAACCTAGATATTAATAAGATGGTAGATACAGCGGGTCAGATGATGAATGCTGTTACCCAGGTCTCCTCACTTGTGAAGGGACTCGGTGGAATGTTCAAAGTCTAA
- a CDS encoding YppF family protein — MNVHELKNLFAQTKEYTPEHVNELLDFTKKSYIQNEITILEYRNLVRELELQGAFIPEDQKELTL; from the coding sequence ATGAACGTTCACGAACTGAAGAATCTATTTGCCCAGACAAAAGAATACACTCCGGAACATGTAAATGAATTACTAGACTTCACTAAAAAGTCGTATATTCAAAATGAAATCACGATTCTGGAATACAGGAACCTTGTTCGTGAGCTGGAATTGCAAGGAGCTTTCATTCCCGAAGATCAGAAAGAACTAACCCTATAA
- a CDS encoding YppE family protein, with translation MKQEHNLIELSEKLLEKLKFAHRRFQLSKQEGVRGDFDGEVKPFADEVKVNTDSWRESASMWVKQNKPKNLHVNQIETAANYLEVISIQAFFPETSKKRFLDQIQSVEFILSSLILALKQTGSKK, from the coding sequence TTGAAACAAGAACATAACCTTATTGAATTGTCTGAGAAGCTGCTTGAGAAACTGAAATTTGCCCATAGGCGTTTTCAGCTTTCAAAGCAAGAAGGAGTAAGGGGAGACTTTGATGGAGAGGTAAAACCCTTTGCTGACGAAGTAAAAGTGAATACGGATTCCTGGAGAGAATCAGCTTCGATGTGGGTGAAGCAGAATAAACCGAAGAATCTTCATGTGAACCAGATTGAAACGGCGGCGAACTATTTGGAGGTCATTTCTATCCAGGCGTTTTTTCCGGAAACGAGCAAGAAGAGATTCCTTGACCAAATACAATCCGTGGAATTCATCCTGAGCAGTTTAATTCTCGCTCTTAAGCAAACAGGCAGCAAAAAATAA